From the Cucurbita pepo subsp. pepo cultivar mu-cu-16 chromosome LG05, ASM280686v2, whole genome shotgun sequence genome, one window contains:
- the LOC111794771 gene encoding uncharacterized protein LOC111794771 has protein sequence MVAQGLDKRPLKELVSEISSRKFNCVRLTWSVHMFTRYAYECVGDVLDGLDIADVKSGVAKHNPEILKMTVAKAFQTVINCLGSEGIMVILDNHISQPRWCCSLDDGNGFFGDRNFNPNEWFQGLSFVAAQFTCNPHVVGMSLRNELRGPFTNNDAWCYYMRRGSQLIHRINQNLLIIISGLNYGNDLSQLKKRPLGYTFQNKVVLEAHLYSFSGDNESKFVKKPLNIICNEIMEKFEREAGFVVDMKNPYPLFISEFGYDQSGGNEAENRFMSCFLARIAEKDIDWALWAFQGSYMYRQGHEDPDESFGVMDHSWTKDRNPKLKQMLQLIKRVNQDLNSNAPMSYIMLHPVSGQCVKSNGKGGIELGDCATPTQWNHSGDASPMKLLSNGQCLKXQCLKSAGDGKSPIVSTDCSGDEYNWTVASKAKLQLSTKVGVDSFCLEKESETSIVVKKCICLDAESCMDDPQSQWFKLVPTNVA, from the exons ATGGTTGCTCAAGGACTCGATAAGCGTCCATTGAAAGAGTTGGTGTCTGAGATCTCTAGTCGCAAGTTCAATTGCGTTCGATTGACTTGGTCTGTTCATATGTTTACTCGTTATGCATATGAGTGTGTTGGTGATGTTTTAGATGGTCTAGATATTGCTGATGTCAAGAGTGGAGTTGCAAAGCACAACCCTGagatattgaaaatgactGTTGCTAAGGCGTTTCAAACCGTTATTAATTGTTTGGGCTCGGAAGGCATCATGGTTATTTTAGATAACCATATTAGTCAGCCGAGATGGTGCTGCTCTCTCGATGATGGCAATGGTTTCTTTGGAGATCGCAATTTCAACCCTAATGAATGGTTTCAAGGCTTGTCATTTGTTGCTGCGCAATTCACTTGTAATCCACAT GTGGTAGGAATGAGTCTAAGAAACGAGCTTCGAGGGCCATTTACAAACAATGATGCTTGGTGCTATTACATGAGAAGAGGAAGCCAACTAATCCACAGAATAAACCAAAATCTTCTCATAATCATTTCTGGATTAAACTATGGCAATGATTTAAGTCAACTAAAGAAAAGGCCATTAGGCTATACCTTTCAGAACAAAGTAGTGTTGGAAGCACATCTCTACTCGTTTAGTGGAGATAACGAAAGCAAATTTGTGAAGAAGCCATTAAACATAATATGCAACGAAATCATGGAGAAGTTTGAACGGGAAGCTGGGTTCGTGGTGGACATGAAGAATCCATATCCTTTGTTCATTAGTGAATTTGGGTATGATCAATCAGGAGGGAACGAGGCTGAGAATCGGTTCATGAGCTGCTTTTTGGCTCGAATTGCGGAGAAGGATATTGATTGGGCCTTGTGGGCATTCCAAGGAAGTTATATGTATAGACAAGGTCATGAAGATCCTGATGAAAGTTTCGGTGTTATGGATCACTCTTGGACTAAAGATCGTAACCCAAAACTTAAACAAATGCTTCAACTTATCAAGAGAGTGAATCAAG ATCTAAATTCGAATGCACCAATGTCGTACATAATGCTACATCCGGTATCAGGGCAATGTGTCAAATCCAATGGCAAAGGAGGAATTGAACTTGGCGATTGTGCCACTCCAACCCAATGGAACCATAGTGGAGATGCAAGTCCGATGAAGTTGTTGTCAAACGGACAATGTTTGAAGTNGCAGTGTTTGAAGTCTGCTGGAGATGGCAAATCGCCAATCGTATCCACCGACTGCTCCGGTGACGAATACAATTGGACGGTGGCTTCCAAAGCAAAGCTCCAATTGTCCACAAAAGTTGGCGTGGACAGTTTTTGCTTGGAGAAGGAATCTGAAACTTCAATTGTTGTGAAGAAATGTATTTGTCTAGACGCGGAGAGTTGCATGGATGATCCTCAGAGTCAATGGTTCAAGCTTGTTCCAACCAATGTTGCTTAG
- the LOC111794809 gene encoding aluminum-activated malate transporter 9-like codes for MNGKTGNIVIDIDFSTKPEPLGAKAGNLAASCKASIGSVLGFCKEDRNRVLFSLKVGLAVVLVSLLILFRAPYDVFGTNIIWAIITVAIMFEYTVGATFNRGFNRALGSLLAGILAIAVAQLALRTGPIAEPIIIGITIFLVGSVTSFMKLWPSLVPYEYGFRVILFTYCLIVVSGYRMGNPLRTAMDRLYSIAIGGFVAVLVNVLVFPIWAGEQLHKDLVATFNSLADSLQECVNKYLEDEGSVHNIGQQLPKAVMDEFPDEPAYKKCKATLNSSAKFEALATSAKWEPPHGRFRHFFYPWAEYVKVGAVLRYCAYEIMALHGVLHSPIQAPYKLRTTFKSEIQETANQAAELLRSLGKDINNMQQSLKIYLLKNVHTAADKLQQALHTHSYPLTPTCDSLDLSSKLQSKLSTASSNSLYDLPSLLAEINGNGTQAEACVELVRKQSRRQHSWPLREMDVFDDGGGVPVEYLQRMRKQESTAAMSLANFTSLLIEFVARLDYLVETVDELSKMAKFKDKIIS; via the exons ATGAATGGCAAAACAGGCAATATTGTTATAGACATCGATTTCTCGACAAAACCCGAACCTCTAGGGGCGAAAGCTGGAAACTTGGCAGCTTCATGTAAAGCTTCAATAGGGAGTGTTTTGGGGTTTTGCAAAGAAGACAGAAACCGAGTTTTATTCTCATTGAAAGTTGGGTTGGCTGTTGTTTTAGTGTCTTTGCTTATACTTTTTCGAGCACCTTACGATGTGTTTGGCACTAATATCATTTGGGCTATCATCACTGTGGCCATCATGTTCGAATATACAGTTG GAGCAACTTTCAACCGTGGTTTCAACAGGGCGCTCGGAAGCTTGCTTGCTGGAATCTTGGCCATTGCTGTTGCCCAACTTGCTCTACGCACAGGCCCTATTGCAGAACCCATTATCATTGGCATTACCATTTTCCTAGTTG GAAGTGTGACATCATTCATGAAGCTATGGCCATCGCTAGTTCCATACGAGTATGGGTTCAGAGTTATACTTTTCACATACTGCTTGATAGTTGTTTCTGGTTATCGAATGGGGAACCCACTGAGAACTGCCATGGATCGCCTCTACTCCATCGCCATCGGAGGATTCGTAGCAGTGTTAGTGAACGTCCTCGTTTTCCCCATCTGGGCTGGCGAGCAGCTGCACAAGGACCTCGTCGCCACCTTCAACTCCCTCGCTGATTCCCTCCAAG AATGTGTGAACAAGTATTTAGAAGACGAGGGGTCAGTACACAACATTGGGCAACAGCTTCCCAAGGCTGTAATGGATGAATTTCCTGACGAACCAGCTTATAAGAAGTGCAAAGCCACCTTGAACTCCTCTGCAAAGTTTGAGGCTTTG GCCACATCCGCGAAATGGGAGCCGCCACACGGCAGATTCAGGCACTTCTTTTATCCATGGGCGGAGTATGTTAAAGTTGGAGCTGTTTTGAGATATTGTGCTTATGAAATTATGGCTCTTCATGGTGTTCTTCACTCTCCAATCCAG GCTCCATATAAGCTCAGAACCACATTCAAATCCGAGATCCAAGAAACAGCAAACCAAGCAGCGGAGCTGTTGAGAAGTTTGGGCAAAGACATCAACAACATGCAACAATCCCTCAAAATATATCTCCTAAAGAATGTTCATACTGCAGCAGACAAGCTGCAACAAGCCCTTCACACTCACTCTTATCCCCTCACTCCCACTTGTGACTCCCTAGACCTCTCTTCCAAGCTTCAGTCCAAGCTCTCGACTGCCTCGTCGAACAGCCTCTATGATCTTCCAAGCTTGTTAGCTGAGATCAACGGCAATG GGACTCAGGCAGAGGCTTGTGTTGAGTTAGTGAGGAAGCAGTCGAGAAGGCAGCATTCATGGCCATTGAGGGAAATGGATGTTTTCGACGATGGTGGGGGTGTTCCCGTCGAGTATTTACAGAGGATGAGGAAGCAAGAGAGTACTGCAGCCATGTCACTGGCTAACTTTACTTCCTTGCTCATCGAGTTCGTGGCTAGGCTCGACTATTTGGTCGAAACCGTGGATGAGCTTTCTAAGATGGCCAAGTTCAAAGATAAAATCATTAGCTGA
- the LOC111795768 gene encoding reticulon-like protein B2: protein MTEHHEHEHEEPKAESLIDKIAEKIHAHDSSSSDSEDDKGSASATIKSKIYRLFGRERPVHKVFGGGKPADIFLWRNKKVSGGVLGGATVAWILFELLEYHFLTLICHILMAALAVVFLWSNASFFINKSLPHIPQVHIPEGPVKEIASALRVEINRAIAVLREIASGRDLKSFLSAIAGLWVLSIVGSWFNFLTLLYIGIILLFTVPVFYEKYDDKVDAYAEKAMAELKKQYAVFDAKVLSKIPRGPLKDKKIA from the exons ATGACGGAGCATCACGAGCACGAGCATGAGGAGCCCAAAGCCGAGTCGTTGATTGACAAGATTGCCGAGAAGATTCACGCTCATGATTCCTCTTCTTCCGATTCCGAGGATGATAAGGGGAGTGCTTCTGCTACTATCAAATCTAAGATTTATCGCCTCTTCGGCAGGGAAAGACCCGTCCACAAGGTTTTTGGTGGTGGGAAAC CGGCTGATATCTTCCTGtggagaaacaaaaaggtCTCCGGTGGAGTTCTAGGAGGAGCCACAGTTGCATGGATTTTGTTTGAGCTGCTTGAGTATCACTTTCTGACCTTGATTTGCCACATTTTGATGGCTGCTCTGGCAGTAGTGTTTTTGTGGTCTAATGCTTCTTTCTTCATTAACAA GTCTCTGCCACACATCCCTCAAGTTCACATTCCAGAGGGGCCAGTTAAAGAGATTGCCTCTGCTTTGAGAGTTGAAATCAATAGGGCCATCGCTGTGTTGAGAGAAATTGCATCAGGAAGAGATCTGAAGAGCTTTCTTTCT gCAATTGCTGGTTTGTGGGTTCTGTCCATTGTAGGAAGTTGGTTCAACTTCCTTACCCTGCTATATATTG GAATTATTTTGCTCTTCACTGTGCCTGTGTTCTACGAGAAATACGACGACAAGGTCGATGCGTATGCAGAGAAGGCAATGGCAGAGCTGAAGAAGCAGTATGCAGTGTTTGATGCGAAAGTGTTGTCTAAAATCCCAAGAGGACCACTGAAGGACAAGAAGATTGCTTGA
- the LOC111794996 gene encoding uncharacterized protein LOC111794996 gives MDEHTHSFPLPHSQAHHKTLKNEPSNKCFIYLFSAFVFLCVALLIFSLIVLRVNSPTIDLSSISVRKFSISNTNSSSSSLNLTLIAEFSVDNSNFGPFIFDYVTVVFMYGGVIVGERSSGGGRAEAKGTTRMNVSVEGSVENVSSDLNGSGILNMSSFAKFGGRIRLIHVLRKRIWSEISCSINLDLNTHQILPRWVCESMAEKDQVKPLASPATHLRSDDDHFLPPPAKLRLHRNKYIMCSGCFAALLLILAVIGIVLGFTVLHIKTPDLKIDKLSFSNATSNGGIIIVASVFVRNPNFASFKYSKATTVIYYHGEVIGEGETPGGEAKAKDTMTMNVTVEIKAEEMDEGLSLMEDLKSGGLNISSYTEIPGRVKIIGFIKKKFAVKMECSFTYNAKTQTIEKEDCDQHVKMSD, from the exons ATGGACGAACACACCCACAGCTTTCCATTGCCACACTCCCAAGCTCACCACAAAACTCTCAAAAACGAACCGTCCAACAAATGCTTCATCTACCTCTTCTCCGCCTTCGTCTTCCTCTGCGTCGCCCTTCTGATCTTCTCTCTCATCGTTCTGCGCGTTAATTCCCCGACCATCGACCTCTCTTCCATCTCCGTCCGTAAGTTTTCCATCTCTAATACTaattcctcttcctcctcgcTTAATCTGACCTTGATTGCTGAATTCTCCGTCGACAATTCGAACTTCGGTCCCTTCATTTTCGATTACGTCACCGTCGTTTTCATGTACGGCGGCGTCATCGTCGGCGAAAGGAGTAGTGGCGGGGGTAGGGCTGAGGCGAAGGGGACGACGAGGATGAATGTTTCTGTTGAAGGTTCTGTGGAGAATGTTAGCAGCGATTTGAATGGTTCGGGGATTTTAAATATGAGTAGCTTTGCGAAATTTGGAGGGAGAATTCGTTTGATTCATGTTTTAAGGAAGAGGATTTGGTCGGAGATTAGTTGTTCCATTAATCTGGATTTGAATACTCATCAAATTCTGCCTCGTTGGGTTTGTGAGT CCATGGCCGAGAAAGACCAGGTCAAACCCTTGGCTTCCCCCGCCACCCATCTCCGGAGCGACGACGATcactttcttcctcctccgGCCAAGCTCCGCCTCCATAGAAACAAATACATCATGTGCTCTGGCTGCTTCGCCGCTCTCCTCTTGATCCTCGCCGTTATCGGCATCGTCCTCGGCTTCACCGTCCTCCATATCAAAACCCCAGATCTCAAAATCGATAAGCTCTCGTTTTCAAATGCTACTTCAA ACGGCGGCATAATCATTGTGGCTAGTGTCTTCGTGCGGAATCCTAATTTCGCGTCGTTCAAATACTCAAAAGCGACGACGGTGATTTACTACCACGGCGAGGTGATCGGAGAGGGAGAGACGCCAGGGGGAGAGGCGAAGGCAAAGGACACGATGACGATGAATGTGACGGTGGAGATCAAGGCGGAGGAAATGGATGAGGGTTTGAGTTTGATGGAGGATTTGAAGTCGGGAGGTTTAAATATCAGTAGCTACACGGAAATTCCAGGAAGGGTCAAAATAATTGGATTCATCAAGAAAAAGTTTGCGGTTAAAATGGAGTGCTCATTCACTTACAATGCTAAAACCCAAACgattgaaaaggaagattGTGATCAACATGTAAAAATGTCTGATTAA
- the LOC111795530 gene encoding uncharacterized protein LOC111795530, which produces MGRTFQVVLFLALFVFLSPSVYSLPLSTKGRWIIDSTTGRRVKLVCVNWPSHTQSMLIEGLNHRPLKELADEAIKLRFNCVRLTYATHMFTRYANRTVEENFDLLDLEPAKAGLAQNNPFVLNKTIAEAYEAVVDVLGESGLMVIADNHISQPRWCCSLDDGNGFFGDRYFDPQEWLQGLSLVAQRFSKKSTVVGMSLRNEIRGTNENANDWNNYVTQGVTTIHNINPNVLVIVSGLNYDNDLRCLKEKPLNVSTLDNKLVFEVHLYSFSGDSESKFINQPLNNICANIINGFVDHAEFVTEGSNPFPLFVSEYGYDQREVNDAENRFMSCFTAHLAQKDLDWALWTWQGSYYYREGQAEPGEAFGVLDSNWTQIKNPNFVQKFQLLQTMLQDPNSNASFSYVIYHPQSGQCIQVSNDNKDIFLGNCSISSRWTHDNDSTPIRMSSTGLCLKTSGEGLMPSLSTDCLGPQNSWSAISNTKLHLATIAPDEKSLCLQIESSNSSKIVTNSFICTNGAPNCLEDTRSQWFELVKTNTL; this is translated from the exons atgggaagAACTTTTCAAGTGGTTCTTTTTCTAGCattgtttgtgtttttatcTCCTTCTGTTTATTCTTTACCGTTGTCAACAAAAGGAAGATGGATCATTGATTCGACAACAGGGCGTCGAGTGAAGCTTGTGTGTGTGAATTGGCCTTCCCACACACAGAGCATGCTAATAGAAGGTCTCAACCACAGGCCATTAAAAGAGCTTGCAGATGAGGCAATCAAGTTGCGGTTTAATTGTGTACGACTCACGTATGCAACTCATATGTTCACTCGTTATGCAAACAGGACAGTTGAAGAGAATTTTGATCTTCTTGATTTAGAGCCAGCAAAAGCTGGATTGGCTCAAAATAATCCTTTTGTGTTGAACAAGACTATTGCTGAAGCTTATGAAGCTGTTGTTGATGTGCTTGGAGAGAGTGGGTTAATGGTGATTGCTGACAACCATATTAGCCAACCAAGATGGTGTTGCTCTCTTGACGATGGCAATGGCTTTTTTGGAGACCGCTATTTTGACCCTCAAGAATGGCTACAAGGTCTTAGCTTAGTTGCTCAACGCTTTTCCAAGAAATCAACG gtggTTGGAATGAGCCTACGGAATGAGATACGAGGAACCAATGAAAATGCAAATGATTGGAACAATTATGTTACTCAAGGAGTAACAACAATCCACAACATTAACCCAAATGTTTTAGTGATTGTTTCGGGCCTAAATTATGATAACGATCTTCGATGCTTAAAAGAGAAGCCCTTGAATGTAAGCACCTTAGACAACAAGTTGGTTTTTGAGGTGCATTTGTATTCATTCAGTGGAGATTCAGAGAGTAAATTTATAAACCAGCcactaaataatatttgtgCAAATATTATCAATGGCTTTGTAGACCATGCTGAATTTGTAACGGAAGGATCAAACCCATTTCCTTTGTTCGTCAGTGAATATGGGTATGATCAGAGAGAGGTTAACGATGCAGAAAATCGGTTCATGAGTTGCTTTACAGCTCATCTTGCACAAAAAGATTTAGATTGGGCATTATGGACTTGGCAAGGTAGCTACTATTACAGGGAAGGTCAAGCTGAGCCGGGAGAAGCTTTTGGAGTTCTCGACTCCAATTGGacacaaattaaaaatccTAACTTTGTCCAGAAGTTTCAACTATTGCAGACTATGTTGCAAG ATCCAAATTCCAATGCATCGTTTTCATATGTTATATATCATCCACAAAGTGGCCAATGCATCCAAGTCTCAAATGACAACAAAGATATTTTCTTGGGTAATTGCTCCATCTCGAGTCGATGGACTCATGACAATGACAGCACTCCAATTAGGATGTCAAGCACGGGTTTATGCTTAAAAACAAGCGGAGAAGGCCTTATGCCATCTCTTTCAACAGATTGCTTAGGCCCACAGAATTCTTGGAGCGCCATTTCAAACACTAAGCTTCATTTGGCCACCATAGCTCCAGATGAGAAAAGTCTTTGCTTGCAGATTGAAAGCTCTAATTCTTCAAAAATTGTgacaaattcatttatttgcaCTAATGGTGCTCCAAATTGCCTCGAAGACACCCGAAGTCAATGGTTTGAACTTGTTAAAACCAACACATTGTGA
- the LOC111794714 gene encoding uncharacterized protein LOC111794714: MVAQGLDKRPLKELVSEISSRKFNCVRLTWSVHMFTRYAYECVGDVLDGLDIADVKSGVAKHNPEILKMTVAKAFQTVINCLGSEGIMVILDNHISQPRWCCSLDDGNGFFGDRNFNPNEWFQGLSFVAAQFTCNPHVVGMSLRNELRGPFTNNDAWCYYMRRGSQLIHRINQNLLIIISGLNYGNDLSQLKKRPLGYTFQNKVVLEAHLYSFSGDNESKFVKKPLNIICNEIMEKFEREAGFVVDMKNPYPLFISEFGYDQSGGNEAENRFMSCFLARIAEKDIDWALWAFQGSYMYRQGHEDPDESFGVMDHSWTKDRNPKLKQMLQLIKRVNQDLNSNAPMSYIMLHPVSGQCVKSNGKGGIELGDCATLTQWNHSGDASPMKLLSNGQCLKSAGDGKSPIVSTDCSGDEYNWTVASKAKLQLSTKVGEDSFCLEKESETSIVVKKCICLDAESCMDDPQSQWFKLVPTNVA, from the exons ATGGTTGCTCAAGGACTCGATAAGCGTCCATTGAAAGAGTTGGTGTCTGAGATCTCTAGTCGCAAGTTCAATTGCGTTCGATTGACTTGGTCTGTTCATATGTTTACTCGTTATGCATATGAGTGTGTTGGTGATGTTTTAGATGGTCTAGATATTGCTGATGTCAAGAGTGGAGTTGCAAAGCACAACCCTGagatattgaaaatgactGTTGCTAAGGCGTTTCAAACCGTTATTAATTGTTTGGGCTCGGAAGGCATCATGGTTATTTTAGATAACCATATTAGTCAGCCGAGATGGTGCTGCTCTCTCGATGATGGCAATGGTTTCTTTGGAGATCGCAATTTCAACCCTAATGAATGGTTTCAAGGCTTGTCATTTGTTGCTGCGCAATTCACTTGTAATCCACAT GTGGTAGGAATGAGTCTAAGAAACGAGCTTCGAGGGCCATTTACAAACAATGATGCTTGGTGCTATTACATGAGAAGAGGAAGCCAACTAATCCACAGAATAAACCAAAATCTTCTCATAATCATTTCTGGATTAAACTATGGCAATGATTTAAGTCAACTAAAGAAAAGGCCATTAGGCTATACCTTTCAGAACAAAGTAGTGTTGGAAGCACATCTCTACTCGTTTAGTGGAGATAACGAAAGCAAATTTGTGAAGAAGCCATTAAACATAATATGCAACGAAATCATGGAGAAGTTTGAACGGGAAGCTGGGTTCGTGGTGGACATGAAGAATCCATATCCTTTGTTCATTAGTGAATTTGGGTATGATCAATCAGGAGGGAACGAGGCTGAGAATCGGTTCATGAGCTGCTTTTTGGCTCGAATTGCGGAGAAGGATATTGATTGGGCCTTGTGGGCATTCCAAGGAAGTTATATGTATAGACAAGGTCATGAAGATCCTGATGAAAGTTTCGGTGTTATGGATCACTCTTGGACTAAAGATCGTAACCCAAAACTTAAACAAATGCTTCAACTTATCAAGAGAGTGAATCAAG ATCTAAATTCGAATGCACCAATGTCGTACATAATGCTACATCCGGTATCAGGGCAATGTGTCAAATCCAATGGCAAAGGAGGAATTGAACTTGGCGATTGTGCCACTCTAACCCAATGGAACCATAGTGGAGATGCAAGTCCGATGAAGTTGTTGTCAAACGGACAATGTTTGAAGTCCGCAGGAGATGGAAAATCGCCAATTGTATCCACTGACTGCTCCGGTGATGAATACAATTGGACAGTAGCTTCCAAAGCAAAGCTCCAATTGTCCACAAAAGTTGGAGAAGACAGTTTTTGCTTGGAGAAGGAATCTGAAACTTCAATTGTTGTGAAGAAATGTATTTGTCTAGATGCGGAGAGTTGCATGGATGATCCTCAGAGTCAATGGTTCAAGCTTGTTCCAACCAATGTTGCTTAG
- the LOC111794808 gene encoding uncharacterized protein LOC111794808, which yields MGSNFQNLNFSANYSLNVLNILGKSFQDGKIGAGDSADTVLRLDSTGSSVPFRSIPKGMKRKWSSIEKSMGCQSVGSSLSLGRFVHSSSSSDSKGSSATACTRVSSAKETDEESSMALDLDFSLNLGNDKVASPKEPANKSLKVQTVKPKVDLELSLSTGPSESDVTSIYQGFPSFQLSMEKPFPFVETLNTDDGETSGCWKPVTAQPVAPPSLNPQVGYIFHSVTEKVVPPVNVPDLSSSILTMPKSSVTCTSGITQQQQVRFNRSSNSKICQVEGCGKGARGASGRCISHGGGRRCQKPGCHKGAEGRTVYCKAHGGGRRCQHLGCTKSAEGRTDHCIAHGGGRRCNREGCTRAARGKSGLCIRHGGGKRCQKENCTKSAEGLSGLCISHGGGRRCQMPGCTKGAQGSTMYCKAHGGGKRCTAPGCTKGAEGSTPFCKGHGGGKRCGFQGGGICSKSVHGGTNFCVAHGGGKRCAVPECTKSARGRTDYCVRHGGGKRCKFEGCGKSAQGSTDFCKAHGGGKRCSWGHPGSEYGTQPCCPCNSFARGKMGLCALHSGLVQDKRVHGGVSLGPNTQQPNLSKTEKMKDVVMEDYMNEDLIMVRGKMGPNLGKYAISEAEKPSKSVIVPEGRVHGGSLLAMLACSSGLGSSSKNAASGQEQPMEHHTLPRSWV from the coding sequence ATGGGCTCAAACTTTCAGAACTTGAATTTTTCTGCCAATTATTCCTTGAATGTGCTAAATATTTTGGGAAAGTCTTTCCAAGATGGGAAAATTGGAGCTGGAGACAGTGCAGATACCGTTCTGCGACTTGATTCTACTGGATCTTCGGTCCCTTTTCGGTCCATACCAAAGGGAATGAAGCGGAAGTGGAGTTCGATTGAGAAATCCATGGGTTGTCAGTCAGTTGGGTCTTCTTTGTCTCTTGGCCGGTTCGTTCATTCCTCAAGTTCTTCTGACAGTAAAGGTAGTTCGGCAACCGCATGCACCAGAGTGTCTTCTGCTAAAGAAACTGATGAGGAATCCTCAATGGCACTTGATCTGGATTTTTCTCTCAATCTTGGTAATGATAAGGTAGCTAGCCCAAAAGAACCAGCCAATAAGTCGCTTAAAGTACAGACGGTTAAACCGAAGGTCGACTTGGAATTAAGTCTCTCTACTGGCCCATCTGAATCTGATGTCACTTCAATTTATCAGGGTTTTCCTTCATTTCAGTTGTCAATGGAGAAGCCATTTCCATTTGTAGAAACCTTAAACACAGATGATGGAGAAACATCAGGTTGTTGGAAGCCAGTAACTGCCCAACCAGTCGCACCTCCCTCGTTGAATCCTCAGGTTGGCTACATTTTTCACTCGGTTACTGAGAAAGTGGTTCCACCTGTCAATGTTCCAGACCTTTCCTCGAGCATTTTAACCATGCCAAAAAGCTCAGTCACCTGTACTTCCGGGATAACACAACAGCAGCAAGTACGCTTTAATCGTAGTAGTAATTCCAAGATATGTCAAGTTGAGGGATGTGGCAAGGGAGCTAGAGGTGCTTCTGGCCGTTGCATATCACATGGTGGTGGTCGAAGGTGTCAGAAACCTGGATGCCACAAAGGAGCTGAGGGTCGCACTGTATACTGCAAGGCCCATGGAGGTGGACGGCGATGTCAACACTTGGGTTGCACCAAGAGTGCAGAAGGACGCACAGACCATTGCATTGCCCATGGTGGGGGTCGAAGATGCAACCGTGAAGGATGCACTCGAGCAGCAAGAGGGAAATCAGGATTATGCATTCGTCATGGTGGTGGTAAGAGATGTCAAAAGGAGAACTGTACCAAGAGTGCAGAAGGCCTCTCTGGTCTTTGTATCTCTCATGGTGGTGGTAGGCGATGCCAAATGCCTGGGTGCACCAAAGGGGCACAAGGGAGTACCATGTACTGCAAGGCCCATGGTGGAGGAAAAAGGTGCACAGCTCCTGGTTGTACCAAAGGTGCTGAAGGAAGCACCCCATTTTGCAAGGGCCATGGTGGTGGAAAAAGATGCGGCTTCCAAGGAGGCGGCATTTGTTCAAAGAGTGTCCATGGTGGTACCAACTTCTGTGTGGCACATGGTGGGGGCAAGAGATGTGCTGTTCCCGAGTGCACGAAAAGTGCTAGGGGAAGGACCGACTATTGTGTGCGTCATGGTGGGGGAAAGAGATGCAAATTCGAAGGGTGTGGCAAGAGTGCACAAGGAAGCACAGATTTCTGCAAGGCTCATGGTGGAGGAAAGAGATGTTCTTGGGGTCATCCTGGGTCTGAGTATGGCACCCAACCCTGTTGCCCATGCAATTCATTCGCCAGGGGGAAGATGGGTCTCTGTGCACTTCATAGCGGCCTGGTGCAAGATAAAAGGGTTCATGGGGGTGTCTCACTTGGACCTAACACTCAGCAGCCTAATCTCAGCAAGACAGAGAAGATGAAAGACGTTGTTATGGAAGATTACATGAATGAAGATCTCATCATGGTACGAGGCAAAATGGGTCCAAATCTCGGAAAATATGCAATCAGTGAAGCCGAAAAGCCATCAAAGTCAGTTATTGTTCCCGAAGGTAGGGTGCACGGCGGAAGCTTGTTGGCAATGCTTGCTTGCAGCTCAGGGCTGGGCTCAAGCAGTAAAAACGCAGCTTCTGGTCAAGAGCAGCCAATGGAACATCACACATTGCCTCGTAGTTGGGTGTAA